The Hymenobacter psoromatis genome contains a region encoding:
- a CDS encoding AAA family ATPase, protein MSPNSATPATKKRNYWTAQVQASPEAWSQFRQQGVVRPLFNQLLASPAADGNGDGSQLLAQVQPGDIVVVTRGPRWVLGIGQTTGQFAHDNEQPPHYCPVEWLVTTGVELTGTPFNTGSMVWNRTSQWDSILAAYAQESPPLPGLETLVQYGPPEAKEPTSDYATPPAEPSFTPNYWAIGAGEGGTFWKAWQAEGHMSVGWEALGDLRQYPNDEELRQALKQHYGGDTTHNNNMLACWQFCHEIRPGDYVVVKIGRRKILGIGQVTGDYTFDTARTVHNNIRPVNWLLEGWMEDKAGPGVPTKTLTSITSYHTFLKPILAELAEAKHLRKIGQPQLLPPVVKPIMPPPPLPYTLAEAEQDLFLTTNQIQHLQAALKRKKNIIVQGPPGVGKTYVARRLAWLQMGVQDNPRVQLVQFHQSYSYEDFIRGWRPTASAGFELADGVFVDFVQRAHADPKQEYFFLIDEINRGNLSKIFGELLLLLEADKRSSTYALPLTYRKPHEAPFFIPPNLYVIGTMNTADRSLALVDYALRRRFTFVDLVPMLGDKLRQQLIEAKIPEEMAADILTRVAALNLTIKDDKNLGAGFLIGHSYFCTPLGDETPADWWDAIVSHDLAPLLREYWFDSETKASKAIAALHGPA, encoded by the coding sequence ATGTCCCCGAATTCGGCCACTCCGGCCACCAAAAAGCGTAATTACTGGACGGCGCAAGTACAAGCCAGCCCGGAGGCATGGTCGCAGTTTCGCCAGCAGGGCGTGGTGCGGCCGCTGTTCAATCAGCTGCTGGCCAGCCCCGCTGCCGATGGTAACGGCGACGGCTCGCAGCTGCTGGCCCAGGTGCAGCCCGGTGACATCGTAGTGGTGACGCGGGGACCACGGTGGGTATTGGGCATAGGTCAAACCACCGGTCAATTTGCCCACGATAACGAGCAGCCGCCCCACTACTGCCCGGTAGAGTGGCTAGTGACCACGGGCGTGGAGTTGACTGGTACGCCCTTCAACACTGGCAGCATGGTCTGGAATCGCACCAGTCAGTGGGACAGCATCCTGGCGGCGTACGCGCAAGAGAGCCCACCCCTACCGGGCTTGGAAACCTTGGTGCAGTACGGCCCACCCGAGGCCAAGGAGCCGACCTCAGACTATGCTACGCCGCCGGCCGAACCGAGCTTTACCCCTAATTACTGGGCCATTGGGGCCGGCGAGGGCGGCACGTTTTGGAAAGCCTGGCAGGCCGAGGGCCACATGTCCGTCGGGTGGGAAGCCCTGGGCGACCTGCGCCAGTACCCGAACGACGAGGAGTTGCGGCAGGCGCTGAAACAGCACTACGGCGGCGATACTACCCACAACAACAATATGCTGGCTTGCTGGCAGTTTTGTCACGAAATCCGGCCCGGTGACTACGTAGTGGTGAAGATTGGTCGGCGTAAGATTCTCGGCATCGGACAGGTAACAGGTGACTATACTTTCGACACGGCACGGACTGTGCACAACAATATACGCCCGGTAAACTGGCTCCTAGAGGGCTGGATGGAGGACAAGGCCGGCCCCGGCGTGCCAACCAAAACGCTCACCAGCATTACCAGCTACCATACCTTCCTGAAACCCATACTGGCCGAGCTGGCTGAGGCAAAACATCTCAGGAAGATTGGCCAACCGCAGCTCCTGCCCCCGGTAGTGAAGCCAATAATGCCGCCCCCTCCCCTGCCCTACACCTTGGCCGAAGCAGAGCAAGACTTGTTTCTCACCACCAATCAGATTCAGCACCTGCAGGCGGCGCTTAAGCGCAAGAAAAACATCATTGTGCAGGGCCCTCCCGGCGTGGGTAAAACCTACGTAGCCCGCCGCCTGGCTTGGCTGCAAATGGGCGTACAGGACAACCCCCGTGTGCAACTCGTACAGTTTCACCAGAGCTACAGCTACGAGGACTTCATCCGGGGCTGGCGGCCGACCGCATCCGCCGGCTTTGAGCTGGCCGATGGCGTGTTCGTCGACTTCGTACAACGCGCCCACGCCGATCCTAAGCAGGAGTATTTCTTTCTCATCGATGAAATCAACCGCGGCAACCTGAGCAAGATCTTTGGGGAGCTGCTCCTGCTGCTGGAAGCCGACAAACGCAGTTCCACCTACGCTCTGCCCCTCACCTACCGCAAGCCCCACGAAGCGCCTTTCTTCATTCCGCCGAATCTGTACGTCATCGGCACCATGAACACCGCCGACCGTTCGCTGGCCCTGGTGGATTACGCTCTGCGGCGGCGCTTCACCTTCGTGGATTTAGTACCTATGCTGGGCGACAAGCTCCGCCAGCAGCTCATCGAAGCCAAGATTCCTGAAGAAATGGCCGCCGATATTCTAACGCGGGTGGCCGCCCTGAACCTAACCATCAAGGATGACAAGAATCTGGGTGCTGGCTTTCTGATTGGGCACAGCTATTTCTGCACCCCACTGGGCGACGAAACGCCGGCCGACTGGTGGG
- a CDS encoding AAA family ATPase — MLKSLYVKNFTVFAEANFEFGSGLNVVVGTNGTGKSHVLKLGYAVLFNSAARLKELRNMAAHSKQTAVSGSFDFVKLEEKLKGVFGPVPNDLSELVRRGAEPAEATIRFSLSDEPLIAGNLNFGTGESDGSSFENLTTPILMRVSDSLAAPVLIPAKEILTLGWIVPAYDQLVLSLDESYLDLLKQLSGLSLRKPEPAAAAALQQLTTILGGGVQEDNGRFYLVFPKEKRLEMNMVAEGLRKFGTLQKLLANGRLTLKSTLFWDEPEANLNPALLKKLAAVLAELARQGFQIILATHSSFLLKQLHILNHEKTSIPLPIHYFGLNAQPGESTVVTTTNDFAELPDIVALDEELAQAGEFLDVLNDDE; from the coding sequence ATGTTAAAAAGTTTGTATGTCAAGAATTTCACCGTCTTCGCCGAGGCCAACTTTGAGTTTGGGTCGGGGCTGAACGTGGTGGTAGGCACCAACGGCACAGGCAAAAGCCACGTGCTGAAGTTGGGATATGCTGTGCTGTTTAACTCAGCAGCACGATTGAAGGAGTTAAGAAATATGGCTGCTCACAGCAAGCAAACTGCTGTCTCAGGAAGTTTTGATTTTGTGAAGCTGGAGGAGAAGTTGAAGGGGGTATTTGGGCCAGTTCCTAATGATTTGAGTGAGTTGGTCCGACGTGGTGCAGAGCCTGCAGAAGCCACAATCCGCTTTAGCCTAAGTGATGAGCCGCTTATAGCTGGCAACTTAAATTTTGGAACAGGTGAGTCAGATGGGTCGTCGTTTGAAAATTTAACTACACCCATTCTAATGCGTGTAAGTGATTCCCTAGCTGCGCCCGTGTTGATTCCAGCAAAGGAAATACTTACCTTAGGCTGGATAGTGCCAGCTTATGACCAGCTTGTTTTGTCCCTGGATGAGTCCTACTTGGATTTACTCAAACAACTAAGTGGTCTATCCTTACGCAAGCCCGAACCTGCCGCCGCAGCCGCTTTGCAACAGTTAACCACTATTCTCGGGGGTGGAGTGCAGGAAGATAACGGCCGTTTTTATTTAGTTTTTCCAAAGGAAAAGCGCTTAGAAATGAATATGGTGGCTGAGGGCTTGCGCAAGTTTGGCACCCTGCAAAAATTGCTGGCGAACGGCAGGCTCACACTTAAATCCACCTTATTCTGGGATGAGCCCGAAGCTAATCTTAATCCAGCCCTGCTAAAGAAACTCGCTGCTGTTCTGGCCGAGTTGGCCCGGCAGGGATTCCAGATTATTCTCGCTACGCATAGCTCATTTCTATTAAAGCAGTTGCATATTCTCAATCATGAGAAGACGTCAATACCATTGCCTATCCACTACTTCGGCCTCAATGCTCAGCCTGGTGAATCCACTGTAGTAACTACCACCAATGACTTTGCAGAACTGCCCGACATTGTGGCACTGGATGAAGAATTGGCTCAAGCAGGCGAGTTTTTAGACGTGCTAAACGACGACGAGTAG
- a CDS encoding Piwi domain-containing protein, which translates to MEQAEDYKIALNFLRIEQREFSFTIYIVEKILFDFDIDYRKANGIYSYNLPNDDGEYDKYWVSFVGFDKSVPYQCSSASNYSLTNRFIEYKLIERIDSVYGGKNFDTHKGKFGIGVLFYTKFYPEGAECIDIRPYHMSTGNSFGVLINYRFINKTEQSSRKIQQLSLSLDARGFSNKDYYIDNLSKIKGFLNNFFGSILTDLVEGVSFSNKLTTFDAELLNERVYLIGDDVKVLNPFLGLKQKQAKPLKMVSDEVTFYFLYEQGEGEYAKSVLEGLKGSAFPNVFSGIEDFFGIPVGKNFKASYLHDWSAEGILNKIEEIRASASGKIITIGILPSKEHPDNNRKYYLLKYYFTNEKMPLQLITKPVISNGKTFEYSIANIALQIFCKLGGYPWKIEPSNDNCLIVGLGQSYRYETKENQRVIKKTLAYSVLTDSSGIFKSIKILANNTDERYLSELERNLLSILGESMASFTKIAIHTPFRLNRETMDKLSAKCSIRGIELVIIVINEKNDFFGYHTKGNTLIPYESSYVKISGGEYLIWFEGLKKGSPKASKRVPGPISISFLHSNINDFNEEHRQLYLQDCINLSGANWKGFKAKNVPVSMYYCQEIAEFLKHFEEYNLDKVSFDNDFPWFL; encoded by the coding sequence TTGGAACAAGCTGAAGACTATAAAATCGCTCTGAATTTCCTCAGAATCGAGCAAAGAGAATTTAGTTTTACGATTTATATCGTAGAAAAAATTCTCTTTGATTTTGATATTGACTATAGGAAAGCTAACGGAATATACTCTTACAACTTGCCTAATGACGACGGCGAATACGATAAATATTGGGTAAGCTTTGTTGGTTTTGATAAGTCTGTGCCTTATCAATGTTCCAGTGCAAGTAACTATAGTTTGACTAATAGATTTATAGAATACAAGTTGATCGAAAGAATAGATTCAGTTTATGGAGGTAAGAATTTTGACACTCATAAAGGCAAGTTTGGGATTGGTGTATTATTTTATACAAAGTTTTATCCTGAAGGCGCTGAATGTATAGATATTCGCCCTTATCACATGAGTACAGGAAACAGCTTTGGGGTTTTAATTAATTATAGGTTCATTAACAAGACAGAGCAGTCAAGCAGAAAAATTCAACAGTTAAGCTTGAGTTTAGATGCTAGGGGGTTTAGCAATAAGGATTACTACATTGATAACTTAAGTAAGATCAAGGGGTTTTTAAATAATTTCTTTGGTTCCATTCTTACTGATTTGGTGGAAGGCGTTTCATTTTCTAATAAGCTTACAACATTTGATGCTGAGTTATTAAATGAACGAGTATATCTGATAGGTGATGATGTTAAAGTATTAAATCCTTTCTTAGGGTTGAAGCAAAAGCAAGCAAAACCTTTAAAAATGGTCTCTGATGAAGTGACTTTTTACTTTTTATATGAACAGGGCGAAGGAGAGTATGCTAAGTCTGTACTCGAAGGTCTTAAAGGATCTGCTTTTCCTAACGTTTTTTCCGGCATAGAGGATTTCTTTGGAATACCTGTCGGTAAGAACTTCAAAGCTAGCTATCTACACGATTGGAGCGCAGAGGGTATCCTAAATAAGATAGAAGAAATACGAGCTTCAGCCAGTGGTAAAATTATAACTATAGGGATTTTACCAAGTAAAGAACACCCTGATAATAATAGAAAATATTATTTATTAAAGTACTATTTTACGAATGAAAAAATGCCACTTCAGCTTATTACGAAACCCGTAATATCTAATGGTAAAACATTCGAATACTCGATTGCCAATATTGCGTTGCAGATTTTCTGCAAACTAGGCGGATATCCCTGGAAAATAGAACCCAGTAATGACAATTGTTTGATAGTAGGTCTAGGCCAATCCTACCGCTATGAAACAAAAGAAAATCAACGAGTTATTAAAAAAACTCTTGCTTATTCTGTTCTAACGGATTCTAGTGGGATATTTAAGTCGATTAAGATTTTAGCCAATAATACAGATGAGAGATATTTGAGTGAACTGGAAAGAAACTTGTTATCCATCCTGGGAGAATCAATGGCAAGTTTTACTAAAATTGCGATTCATACACCTTTCAGATTGAATAGGGAAACGATGGATAAGCTATCGGCAAAATGCAGTATTAGAGGAATTGAGTTAGTAATTATTGTAATAAATGAGAAAAACGATTTTTTCGGATACCACACTAAAGGCAATACACTAATTCCCTACGAAAGCAGCTATGTGAAGATTTCAGGGGGAGAATACCTGATATGGTTTGAAGGGTTAAAAAAAGGTAGTCCCAAAGCTTCGAAAAGAGTTCCAGGGCCAATATCAATTAGCTTTCTTCATAGTAATATAAATGACTTCAATGAAGAGCATCGGCAACTTTACCTTCAGGACTGCATTAATTTATCGGGTGCGAACTGGAAAGGATTCAAGGCTAAGAATGTCCCAGTTTCAATGTATTACTGCCAAGAAATAGCAGAGTTTCTAAAGCACTTTGAAGAATATAATTTAGATAAGGTAAGTTTCGATAACGATTTCCCTTGGTTTTTGTAA
- a CDS encoding SIR2 family protein has product MAYHFASDKIIVLLGAGASVDAGIPHSNKMIERIQEKLNNSWSDYKELYYYIKSLIYSTQAAKGDVNFNIESLVAVLNELVKIKNKSHGIYGFVGSWEKDMPSAVGTNFENVVKLKELILRELRDKWIPLADKSTSSYYKEMVSFAEELEQPLRVFSLNYDLCIEENCKGPGQRVERGFTDERFWDYTRFQTKELEISPTIYLYKLHGSIDWMRREDGRLTYSDSTSGIETNQLEIIFGLQHKMQSYDPYLFSLYEFREYCLGADVILVAGYGFADDHVNRIITQALTSKEGKKMVVNTILGNWTEARYKSFVREALHLSSGVVAVDDNNIIVENMTSAQFFTTKISKKYFQGFYDTSNSNGDFLE; this is encoded by the coding sequence ATGGCTTATCATTTCGCTTCAGATAAGATTATTGTTCTCTTGGGTGCAGGGGCTAGTGTAGACGCTGGAATTCCTCATTCTAATAAGATGATTGAGCGGATTCAGGAAAAGCTCAATAATTCATGGAGTGATTATAAAGAGCTCTATTATTATATTAAAAGCTTAATCTATTCAACCCAGGCTGCTAAAGGTGATGTCAATTTTAACATTGAATCTTTAGTTGCGGTCCTTAACGAACTTGTGAAGATCAAAAACAAAAGCCATGGCATATATGGGTTTGTTGGCAGTTGGGAAAAGGATATGCCTTCGGCGGTGGGTACTAATTTCGAAAATGTTGTTAAGCTTAAAGAATTAATTCTTAGGGAGCTTAGAGACAAATGGATTCCTTTAGCAGACAAATCAACGTCTAGCTATTACAAAGAAATGGTAAGCTTTGCGGAAGAACTGGAACAACCTCTACGGGTATTCTCTTTAAACTACGATTTATGTATAGAAGAGAATTGCAAGGGACCAGGACAACGTGTTGAGAGGGGGTTTACTGATGAACGGTTCTGGGATTATACTAGATTCCAGACCAAAGAATTAGAAATTTCGCCTACTATCTACCTCTACAAACTTCACGGTTCCATTGACTGGATGAGAAGAGAAGATGGAAGGCTAACTTATTCAGACTCTACATCAGGAATAGAGACTAATCAATTGGAAATAATTTTTGGGTTGCAGCATAAAATGCAATCTTATGATCCCTACTTGTTCTCACTTTATGAATTTCGTGAATATTGCCTGGGTGCAGATGTGATTTTAGTAGCAGGGTATGGATTCGCAGATGACCACGTTAATAGAATTATTACTCAAGCCTTGACTTCCAAAGAAGGCAAGAAAATGGTTGTCAATACTATTCTTGGGAACTGGACAGAGGCCCGATATAAGTCTTTTGTAAGAGAGGCGCTACACCTAAGCAGTGGCGTTGTGGCAGTGGATGACAACAATATTATAGTGGAGAATATGACATCAGCACAGTTTTTTACCACAAAAATTAGCAAAAAATATTTCCAAGGATTCTATGACACTAGTAACAGCAACGGAGATTTCCTTGAGTAA
- a CDS encoding recombinase family protein — MKSYVSYLRVSTQKQGQSGLGLEAQRAAVGAFVQATPLAGEFVEVESGKKNERSQLAAAIALAKARGATLLIAKLDRLSRNAGFIFQLRDSGVDFVCCDMPDANTLTVGLFAVLAQHERETISKRTKDALAAKKARGAQLGTPANLTLAATQKGRDRNQANALTSEHNERAAAHILLLHEKGFNYSQIATKLNALRFLTRTGKAFRAEQVKRLYWRATALTRNSEET; from the coding sequence ATGAAATCCTACGTCAGCTACCTGCGCGTCTCCACCCAGAAACAAGGGCAGTCAGGGCTCGGGCTGGAAGCCCAGCGAGCGGCCGTGGGGGCCTTCGTCCAGGCAACGCCTTTAGCAGGAGAATTCGTCGAGGTAGAGTCCGGCAAGAAAAATGAGCGGTCCCAGTTGGCAGCGGCTATCGCCCTGGCCAAAGCGCGCGGCGCAACCCTGCTCATCGCCAAGCTCGACCGGCTCTCGCGCAATGCGGGCTTCATCTTCCAGCTCCGCGACTCGGGCGTGGACTTTGTCTGCTGCGACATGCCCGATGCCAACACCCTTACCGTGGGCCTATTCGCAGTGCTCGCGCAACACGAGCGCGAAACCATCTCGAAACGGACGAAGGATGCGCTCGCAGCCAAGAAGGCGCGGGGAGCCCAACTCGGTACCCCAGCGAATCTCACGCTGGCGGCAACCCAAAAGGGTCGGGACCGCAACCAGGCGAATGCGCTGACCAGTGAGCACAACGAGCGGGCGGCGGCGCACATTTTGCTGCTGCACGAGAAGGGGTTCAATTACTCTCAAATTGCCACGAAGCTGAATGCGCTACGCTTTCTGACCCGCACCGGCAAGGCCTTTCGGGCCGAGCAAGTCAAGCGCTTATATTGGCGGGCAACGGCTCTAACGCGGAATTCAGAAGAAACCTGA
- a CDS encoding recombinase family protein: MTPLRTYTPYYRVSTQKQGNSGLGLEAQQVAVRAFVADPAQLLGEFIEVESGKKNQRPQLLAAMADARRVGSTLLIAKLDRLSRNASFILALRDSGVDFVCCDMPDANTLTVGLFAVLAQHERETISKRTKDALAAKKARGAQLGTPANLTAAARQQSLLVRRQQITQHPGLRQAAAFITSRRAQGVSFRQLASELNALGFTAPRGGTFNQKQVQRLSDRLTVA; the protein is encoded by the coding sequence ATGACCCCGTTGCGGACCTACACGCCTTACTATAGGGTCTCCACCCAAAAGCAGGGTAACTCGGGTTTGGGGCTCGAAGCGCAGCAAGTCGCCGTCCGCGCTTTCGTTGCCGACCCGGCTCAGCTGCTGGGGGAGTTTATTGAAGTGGAGAGCGGGAAGAAGAACCAGCGCCCCCAGCTGCTCGCCGCCATGGCCGACGCCCGGCGGGTGGGTAGCACGCTGCTCATCGCCAAACTCGACCGCCTCTCCCGCAACGCCAGTTTCATCCTGGCGCTCCGCGACTCGGGCGTCGATTTCGTTTGCTGCGACATGCCCGATGCCAATACCCTTACCGTGGGCCTCTTCGCCGTGCTCGCCCAACACGAGCGCGAGACCATCTCCAAACGCACGAAGGATGCGCTCGCGGCGAAGAAAGCACGGGGGGCTCAGTTGGGCACGCCGGCCAATCTGACGGCCGCGGCCCGGCAGCAGAGCCTCTTGGTGCGGCGACAGCAAATTACTCAACATCCGGGGCTACGCCAAGCGGCGGCATTCATTACGTCCCGGCGGGCCCAGGGGGTGAGTTTTCGCCAGTTGGCAAGTGAACTCAATGCGCTCGGCTTTACGGCCCCGCGCGGGGGGACCTTCAACCAAAAGCAGGTGCAGCGGCTTTCCGACCGTCTTACAGTAGCTTAA
- a CDS encoding transposase: protein MPSLPSEFLAVLLPYTGLFCRRVFAHAQLLVVGAILAPGKRTITSVLRIVGRQHARAFGKYHRVLSQARWSARAAGRVLLTQLVVAFVGTGPVLVGLDETLERRWGAQIAARGIYRDAVRSSRDHFVKCSGLRWVSLVLLAPIPWAGRVWALPFLTALAPSLRWAQAQKRRHKTLPDWARQLLLQVTRWLPSRAVIAVGDSGYAVLDLLHAVRPYVTFITRLRLDAALYAPAPPRPAGQKGRPRLKGARLPLLHQLATHAATRWQALVLPADARSRERAVEVATDTALWYHAGKPPVPIRWVLVRQSSPQGEQLSAFLSTDLTLEAAAIVTYFSRRWAIETTFAQVRAHLGVETQRQWSEQAIARTTPVLLGLFSLVTLLAHRLHAHGLLVAQTSSWYVKPHLTFSDAIAAVRRHLWAESLFSTSDADAVTVKLTRHQFSIWQEALTWAA, encoded by the coding sequence ATGCCATCCCTACCCAGCGAGTTTCTAGCCGTACTATTACCCTATACTGGCCTGTTCTGTCGCCGCGTCTTCGCCCACGCGCAACTACTGGTGGTCGGAGCGATTCTGGCGCCGGGCAAGCGCACCATTACCTCAGTTTTGCGCATTGTGGGCCGTCAGCACGCCCGCGCATTTGGTAAATACCATCGGGTCTTGAGCCAGGCCCGCTGGTCAGCACGGGCAGCGGGGCGGGTGTTGCTTACCCAACTGGTGGTCGCATTTGTCGGTACCGGCCCGGTCCTAGTCGGGCTGGATGAAACGCTGGAACGGCGCTGGGGTGCCCAGATTGCCGCCCGCGGCATTTACCGCGATGCGGTGCGCAGCAGCCGCGACCACTTCGTCAAGTGCAGCGGTCTGCGCTGGGTCAGTCTGGTACTGCTGGCGCCTATTCCATGGGCGGGACGAGTCTGGGCGCTACCCTTTCTGACGGCCTTAGCCCCTTCGCTACGCTGGGCCCAAGCCCAAAAGCGGCGCCATAAAACCCTCCCCGACTGGGCGCGCCAGTTGCTGTTGCAAGTCACGCGCTGGCTGCCAAGTCGAGCGGTAATTGCCGTGGGCGACAGCGGCTACGCCGTGCTTGATTTGCTCCACGCCGTGCGCCCTTATGTGACTTTCATTACCCGCCTGCGGCTCGACGCAGCTTTGTATGCGCCCGCGCCGCCGCGCCCGGCGGGACAGAAAGGGCGTCCCCGCCTCAAAGGCGCGCGCTTGCCGCTACTGCACCAGCTGGCCACCCATGCCGCCACCCGCTGGCAGGCGCTGGTGCTACCCGCCGATGCCAGGAGCCGAGAACGGGCTGTCGAAGTAGCCACTGACACCGCCCTCTGGTACCACGCCGGCAAGCCCCCGGTGCCCATCCGCTGGGTGCTGGTGCGCCAAAGTAGCCCACAGGGCGAGCAGCTGAGCGCCTTTCTGAGCACCGACCTCACCCTTGAGGCGGCCGCTATTGTCACCTACTTCAGCCGACGTTGGGCCATCGAAACCACCTTTGCCCAGGTGCGGGCGCACTTGGGCGTCGAAACCCAGCGCCAGTGGAGCGAGCAGGCGATTGCCCGCACCACGCCCGTGTTACTGGGCCTTTTTTCGCTCGTCACCCTCCTAGCCCATCGCCTCCACGCTCACGGCTTGCTGGTGGCGCAGACCAGTAGCTGGTATGTCAAACCGCACCTGACCTTTAGTGATGCGATAGCCGCCGTGCGGCGCCACTTATGGGCCGAATCCCTTTTTTCAACATCTGACGCCGACGCCGTCACCGTAAAATTGACTCGTCACCAGTTCAGCATCTGGCAGGAGGCGTTAACGTGGGCGGCGTAA
- a CDS encoding acyl carrier protein, with protein MDVLQEKVFEAVRKQAWHRRDLALTLATKLADELEFDLLARVQLGIRLEYSLRIEIPDTQLGQWRTVADVLACVRRQLPTGSPTGT; from the coding sequence ATGGACGTTTTGCAAGAAAAAGTATTCGAGGCAGTACGCAAGCAGGCCTGGCACCGGCGTGACCTCGCGCTTACGCTCGCGACCAAGCTGGCGGACGAGTTGGAGTTTGACTTGTTGGCGCGGGTACAGCTGGGTATTCGCCTGGAATACAGCTTACGAATTGAAATTCCCGATACTCAACTAGGCCAGTGGCGCACCGTGGCCGACGTGCTGGCCTGCGTGCGGCGCCAGCTGCCCACTGGCTCCCCAACTGGAACCTAG
- a CDS encoding bacteriorhodopsin-like, producing the protein MQTVLLDVMKIPVDDPVAFTFFTGYMAMAAASVFFLFERGTVADKWKTSLLISGMITGIAAVHYYYMRDYYISTHSTPVALRYIDWTLTVPLMVIEFYLLVRSAGAKIGLLWKLVLAAVFMLVCGYIGEAFTDGSKTHSNLWGSLSTLGYLYILYSAWYGEIAQLAAKSDSVAVRKGVRYLSWFILVGWAIYPIGYMAMPGGLLGPDGLNLLKTSSLDLIYNLGDAINKIGFGLVVYSIARSESVVQAHPQQDVVAGARGKVVA; encoded by the coding sequence ATGCAGACCGTATTACTCGACGTCATGAAAATTCCGGTTGACGACCCAGTTGCGTTCACGTTTTTTACGGGCTACATGGCCATGGCTGCCGCCTCGGTGTTCTTTTTGTTTGAGCGCGGTACCGTGGCCGATAAGTGGAAAACCTCGCTTCTTATTTCGGGCATGATTACCGGCATCGCGGCCGTGCATTACTACTACATGCGCGATTACTACATCAGTACCCACTCGACGCCCGTGGCCTTGCGCTACATCGACTGGACGCTGACTGTGCCGCTCATGGTAATAGAATTTTACCTGCTGGTGCGCTCCGCCGGGGCCAAAATCGGCCTGCTTTGGAAACTGGTCCTTGCGGCCGTGTTCATGCTCGTGTGCGGCTACATCGGCGAGGCCTTCACCGACGGCTCCAAAACTCATTCCAACCTGTGGGGGTCGCTCTCCACGCTGGGCTACCTCTACATCCTGTACTCGGCCTGGTACGGGGAGATTGCGCAGCTGGCGGCCAAGTCCGATTCGGTGGCCGTGCGGAAAGGGGTGCGCTACTTGTCTTGGTTTATCCTCGTGGGCTGGGCTATCTACCCCATTGGCTACATGGCCATGCCCGGCGGCCTGCTTGGGCCCGACGGCCTCAACCTGCTTAAGACGAGTAGCCTCGACCTGATCTATAACCTCGGTGACGCCATTAATAAAATCGGTTTCGGCCTGGTTGTGTATAGCATTGCCCGCAGCGAGTCTGTGGTGCAGGCCCACCCGCAGCAAGACGTGGTGGCCGGGGCGAGGGGAAAAGTTGTGGCTTAA
- a CDS encoding Brp/Blh family beta-carotene 15,15'-dioxygenase has product MFAPDPDFTSSWPQRRYSYVAVLALAGLGAVFPAAAWTLLGPPLAVGMVLLGVAHGACDQLVLPAGQPRTAPAGGWRYWLVFLAGYLGLAGLVGGLWWGWPAGTVGLFFLLTVWHWGSADMPGGTRTSGGLWLAHSLLRGLLLFAVPAWGWPVATGAVVNGLLAFAGAATVAAGPFAAAAAGLGMVVVAGHLTLWAGYARRHRWALLRTEAAEVLVLTGLLLALPPQLSVGVYFVFWHSLQHVLRLVGWLGYAPGAGRGAGPALGPQLVFFLRRAAPLLLLSCAALLVLSRLLASRLPNGAAWFSLALVVASLVTLPHALLVTLVMDAPRWRTRHQAE; this is encoded by the coding sequence ATGTTCGCCCCCGACCCTGACTTTACCTCCAGCTGGCCCCAGCGGCGCTACTCCTACGTGGCTGTCCTGGCCCTGGCTGGCCTGGGCGCGGTATTTCCGGCGGCGGCCTGGACGCTGTTGGGGCCGCCGCTGGCCGTGGGCATGGTGCTGCTGGGCGTGGCCCACGGGGCCTGCGACCAGCTGGTGCTGCCCGCCGGCCAGCCCCGCACTGCCCCGGCTGGCGGCTGGCGGTACTGGCTGGTCTTTCTGGCGGGCTACCTGGGGCTGGCGGGCCTGGTGGGGGGCCTGTGGTGGGGCTGGCCGGCGGGCACCGTGGGCCTGTTCTTCCTGCTCACAGTATGGCACTGGGGCTCGGCCGATATGCCGGGCGGAACCCGTACCTCGGGTGGCCTGTGGCTGGCGCACAGCCTGTTGCGTGGCTTATTGCTGTTTGCGGTGCCCGCCTGGGGCTGGCCCGTCGCCACGGGGGCCGTCGTCAACGGGTTGCTGGCCTTTGCCGGAGCCGCTACCGTGGCGGCGGGGCCGTTTGCGGCGGCGGCGGCGGGCCTGGGCATGGTAGTAGTGGCTGGCCACCTGACGCTGTGGGCCGGCTACGCCCGCCGGCACCGCTGGGCTTTGCTGCGCACGGAGGCTGCCGAAGTGCTGGTGCTCACCGGCCTGCTGCTGGCGCTGCCGCCGCAGCTCTCGGTGGGCGTGTACTTCGTGTTCTGGCACAGCCTGCAGCACGTGTTGCGACTGGTGGGCTGGCTGGGCTACGCGCCGGGCGCGGGCCGGGGTGCCGGCCCGGCCCTGGGGCCGCAGCTGGTATTTTTTCTGCGCCGGGCAGCCCCGCTGCTGCTGCTGAGCTGCGCGGCGCTGCTGGTGCTGAGCCGCCTGCTGGCTTCCCGCCTGCCCAATGGGGCCGCCTGGTTTAGCCTGGCGCTGGTAGTGGCCTCCCTCGTTACGCTGCCCCACGCCCTGCTCGTCACGCTGGTAATGGATGCGCCCCGGTGGCGGACCAGGCATCAGGCGGAATAG